A genomic window from Cydia amplana chromosome 3, ilCydAmpl1.1, whole genome shotgun sequence includes:
- the LOC134662607 gene encoding uncharacterized protein LOC134662607 produces MCSQYTVLVFAVLAALAFSASHYGHFQENRAAVRTKRQVWGSTTETAGSSNYYINYPENLNQNHQLQYFKQDQPNVSYIYYTPNNDYYKPNPPPQPPRHWEEYYYPYNRPRPPPPPHDERHPRHPDDFGPPHDRPPPPPHHGPPPPPHHGPPPPPPHDERQPRYPDDFGPPHDRPPPPHHGPPPPPPRDGRHPRHPDDFGPPHDRPPPPHHGPPPPPPHDGRHPRHPDDFGPPHDRPPPPPHHGPPFPPHHGPPPPPPHDERQPRYDEFGPPHHRPPPPPHYGPPHLGPPNHGPPHRGPPHHGPPYRGPPPPPHHGPPPPPNHGPPYDERKPPPPQSYNNYNSDHGNEAYRQPYGHSPPHDSHDPAPENRWPPLNGQGPPRENEQPGGFGPHGNNGVQPGSTPSTSSAQNTENEQILQNLKLIFREGLYNTAPNDQAQSDSTDVKMIEVLSTENPTRKGGQPLSNFDANTSGSITPSPHLNYFQVEPVTPEKQLTVTELLSLQDYRFTDVHKWPPRGHVPSGPERSFPNDDPKRRRPPVEAGPAVRKRSPDPPRNRGPYDHREHGPPSRYGPPERQGPPRGHGPSDIHGPPDGLGPPREHGPPNMRGPFGSQGQPGEHGPPDRQGKPGEHGPPPGGHPPPGERGPPGGNTPPLGGHEPPTDRHEIPPGHRDQHDSHGSYSPEDSSLSTNNDENSQDSKDIKLNFSENFNNTVQKNEQKPKVKDGQPLSNLDANIHHSIANTPAPYLNVYQVAPVTPES; encoded by the exons ATGTGTTCACAGTATACAGTATTGGTGTTTGCAGTATTGGCTGCGCTTGCATTCAGCGCATCGCATTATGGACATTTTCaag AAAACCGCGCCGCAGTCAGAACAAAAAGGCAGGTTTGGGGCTCCACGACTGAGACCGCTGGATCGTCTAATTACTACATTAACTATCCAGAAAATCTAAATCAAAATCATCAATTACAATACTTTAAGCAAGATCAACCAAATGTGTCATACATCTATTACACACCCAATAATGATTACTACAAGCCCAATCCGCCACCCCAACCACCACGTCATTGGGAAGAATACTACTATCCCTACAACAGACCTCGTCCACCGCCGCCGCCACACGATGAAAGGCATCCCCGACATCCAGATGATTTTGGTCCACCTCACGATAGACCTCCGCCTCCACCTCATCATGGTCCACCACCTCCGCCACACCATGGACCTCCACCGCCGCCTCCACACGATGAAAGACAACCCCGATATCCGGACGATTTTGGTCCACCTCACGATAGACCTCCTCCGCCACACCATGGACCTccaccgccgccgccacgcgATGGAAGGCATCCCCGACATCCGGACGATTTTGGTCCACCTCACGATAGACCTCCTCCGCCACACCATGGACCTCCACCGCCGCCGCCACACGATGGAAGGCATCCCCGACATCCAGATGATTTTGGTCCACCTCACGATAGACCTCCGCCTCCACCTCATCATGGTCCTCCATTTCCGCCACACCATGGACCTCCACCGCCGCCTCCACACGATGAAAGGCAACCCCGATATGATGAGTTCGGTCCACCTCACCATAGACCTCCGCCTCCACCGCACTATGGTCCACCGCACCTTGGGCCTCCGAACCATGGGCCTCCACACCGTGGGCCTCCGCACCATGGGCCTCCGTACCGTGGGCCTCCGCCTCCACCACACCATGGACCTCCACCACCGCCCAACCATGGTCCACCATATGATGAACGGAAACCTCCACCTCCGCAGTCTTATAACAATTATAACTCTGACCACGGCAACGAAGCCTATCGGCAACCTTATGGTCATAGTCCACCTCATGACAGTCATGACCCTGCACCCGAGAATCGTTGGCCTCCACTGAATGGCCAAGGACCACCTAGGGAAAACGAGCAACCCGGTGGATTTGGGCCACATGGTAATAACGGGGTTCAGCCTGGTAGTACACCTAGTACATCATCCGCCCAGAATACTGAAAATGAACAGATTCTTCAAAACCTTAAACTCATTTTCCGGGAAGGGCTTTATAATACAGCACCGAACGATCAGGCTCAAAGTGACTCAACAGATGTCAAAATGATCGAAGTGTTAAGTACAGAGAATCCTACACGTAAAGGAGGACAGCCTCTTAGTAATTTTGACGCAAATACAAGCGGTTCAATAACTCCATCGCctcatttaaattatttccaaGTAGAACCTGTGACACCAGAAA aacaACTAACAGTTACTGAGCTTCTAAGCCTTCAAGATTACCGCTTTACTGATGTACATAAGTGGCCTCCTCGAGGCCATGTACCGTCTGGACCAGAAAGAAGTTTTCCAAACGATGATCCAAAGCGAAGACGGCCACCAGTGGAGGCTGGACCAGCAGTTCGTAAAAGATCACCGGATCCACCAAGAAATCGAGGTCCATACGATCATAGAGAACATGGGCCACCTAGCCGATATGGGCCACCTGAAAGACAAGGACCACCACGTGGACATGGACCATCTGACATACATGGACCCCCTGATGGACTAGGGCCGCCACGTGAACACGGACCACCTAACATGCGTGGACCTTTTGGTAGTCAAGGACAACCTGGTGAACATGGACCGCCTGATAGACAAGGAAAACCTGGTGAACATGGACCACCTCCAGGTGGGCATCCACCACCTGGCGAACGCGGCCCACCCGGCGGGAATACACCACCTTTAGGTGGACACGAACCGCCTACTGATAGACATGAAATACCTCCTGGCCACCGTGATCAACATGATAGCCATGGATCTTATTCCCCAGAAGACAGTTCTCTATCCACTAATAATGATGAAAATTCACAAGACAGCAAAGACATAAAGTTAAACTTCAGTGAGAATTTTAACAATACTGTACAGAAAAATGAACAGAAACCAAAAGTCAAAGACGGCCAACCTCTTAGTAACTTAGATGCAAATATTCATCATTCTATAGCTAACACTCCAGCTCCTTACCTAAACGTTTATCAAGTCGCTCCTGTGACCCCAGAAAGTTAA